One Osmerus mordax isolate fOsmMor3 chromosome 26, fOsmMor3.pri, whole genome shotgun sequence DNA segment encodes these proteins:
- the mpv17l2 gene encoding mpv17-like protein 2 — MIPRPSKEFFVRMSFYWKPLFRGRFLILTNTFTGGGMLALGDILQQTREKQKDTERIRDWRRTGRMFAVGCSMGPVLHHWYSWLDKIYVGKAIRTVGKKVLVDQLIASPTLGAWYFVGMSVIEGHTASKGWEEFKDKFWEFIKADWCVWPAAQMINFYFLSPKFRVLYVNTITLGWDTYLSYLKHRDDGQPGGVSDIGLMEVTQEVVGSTPPPKPLEESV; from the exons ATGATTCCTCGGCCGAGTAAAGAGTTTTTTGTTCGGATGTCCTTCTACTGGAAACCACTGTTCCGTGGAAGGTTTCTTATCCTAACGAACACTTTCACCGGGGGTGGTATGCTGGCCCTTGGAGACATTTTACAGCAAACCCGGGAGAAACAAAAAGACACTGAAAGAATACGGGACTGGAGACGAACAG GTCGCATGTTTGCCGTTGGCTGCTCCATGGGACCTGTACTGCACCACTGGTATTCCTGGTTGGACAAGATCTATGTTGGCAAAGCTATACGGACAGTTGGGAAGAAAGTGTTGGTGGACCAACTGATTGCATCTCCAACCCTTGGTGCTTGGTACTTTGTAG GGATGTCAGTAATAGAAGGACACACAGCATCTAAAGGCTGGGAGGAATTCAAAGACAAATTCTGGGAGTTCATTAAG GCTGACTGGTGTGTCTGGCCTGCTGCACAGATGATAAACTTCTATTTTCTCTCACCCAAATTCCGGGTCCTCTATGTGAACACAATCACCTTAGGTTGGGACACCTATCTCTCCTATCTCAAACACAGA GATGATGGACAACCAGGAGGGGTGTCAGACATTGGTCTCATGGAGGTGACGCAGGAGGTTGTTGGGTCAACACCTCCCCCCAAACCTttagaggagagtgtgtga
- the LOC136935968 gene encoding ras-related protein Rab-3A, whose amino-acid sequence MASATATYGQKESSDQNFDYMFKILIIGNSSVGKTSFLFRYADDSFTPAFVSTVGIDFKVKTIYRNDKRIKLQIWDTAGQERYRTITTAYYRGAMGFILMYDITNEESFNAVQDWSTQIKTYSWDNAQVLLVGNKCDMEDERVVAGERGRQLSEHLGFEFFEASAKDNINVKQTFERLVDTICEKMSESLDAGDPAVTGAKQGPQLTEQPAAPQQDCAC is encoded by the exons ATGGCTTCAGCAACCGCTACTTATGGTCAGAAGGAGTCCTCAGACCAGAACTTTGACTACATGTTCAAGATCCTCATCATTGGCAACAGCAGCGTGGGCAAGACCAGCTTCCTGTTCCGCTACGCCGACGACTCCTTCACGCCGGCCTTCGTCAGCACAGTGGGAATCGACTTTAAAGTGAAGACCATCTACAGGAACGACAAGAGGATCAAGCTGCAGATATGG GATACTGCAGGGCAGGAGAGGTACAGGACTATCACCACTGCTTACTACCGTGGAGCCATGGGCTTCATCCTCATGTATGACATCACCAACGAGGAGTCCTTCAACGCTGTGCAGGACTG gtCGACCCAGATCAAGACATACTCCTGGGACAACGCCCAGGTCCTGCTGGTGGGGAACAAATGTGACATGGAAGACGAGAGGGTGGTGgccggagagagaggcaggcagctcTCTGAACACCTGG GTTTTGAGTTCTTTGAGGCCAGCGCCAAGGACAACATCAACGTGAAGCAGAcgttcgagcgcctggtggacACCATCTGCGAAAAGATGTCAGAGAGCCTGGATGCTGGGGACCCGGCTGTGACGGGAGCCAAACAGGGACCGCAGCTGACCGAGCAGCCTGCTGCTCCCCAACAGGACTGTGCATGCTAA